The Saccharothrix variisporea genome has a segment encoding these proteins:
- a CDS encoding GAF domain-containing protein, protein MARGTVTRSLAVPDLRRSSVIVVRVPTHTDPERLAAVHRYHILDAPADGSFDSVARTAALVFGTPIATVTIVDVDRVWFAACHGLSGVTQIGTEPGLCASAVLQDDVYVVNDGAIDPRTLDHPLVRGELGLRFYAAAPIITGDGHRLGTVNVIDREPREVTDTQIATLTALAGIVADQLELRLAAIQAVRAERGLDEASGTHATASAKLAGQLRHLAAGHLDGEHPRTCQLGLSSPCDNPVEVKVADPWGDSAWACIQHAEDVIINERSTFIADQKLNGLERYLRAAKRRAAGPALTPQNS, encoded by the coding sequence GTGGCGCGCGGCACGGTTACAAGATCGCTCGCGGTCCCTGACCTGCGGCGATCCTCGGTTATCGTTGTGCGCGTGCCCACCCACACCGACCCAGAGCGTCTGGCGGCGGTCCATCGCTACCACATCTTGGACGCGCCCGCCGACGGCAGTTTCGACAGCGTCGCCCGTACGGCGGCGCTGGTCTTCGGCACACCGATCGCGACCGTGACGATCGTCGACGTCGACCGCGTGTGGTTCGCGGCCTGCCACGGTCTGTCGGGCGTCACCCAGATCGGGACCGAGCCCGGCCTGTGCGCCTCGGCCGTGTTGCAGGACGACGTGTACGTGGTGAACGACGGTGCGATCGACCCCCGCACCCTGGACCACCCGCTGGTGCGCGGCGAGCTGGGCCTGCGCTTCTACGCCGCCGCGCCGATCATCACCGGCGACGGTCACCGGCTGGGCACGGTCAACGTGATCGACCGCGAACCCCGCGAGGTCACCGACACCCAGATCGCAACGCTCACCGCGCTGGCCGGGATCGTCGCCGACCAGTTGGAACTGCGCCTGGCCGCCATCCAGGCGGTGCGTGCCGAACGCGGTTTGGACGAGGCTTCCGGAACGCACGCCACCGCGTCGGCGAAGCTGGCGGGCCAACTGCGCCACCTCGCGGCCGGCCACCTCGACGGTGAGCACCCCCGGACGTGCCAGCTCGGCTTGTCGAGCCCCTGCGACAACCCCGTCGAGGTCAAGGTCGCCGATCCGTGGGGCGACTCCGCGTGGGCCTGCATCCAGCACGCCGAAGACGTCATCATCAACGAGCGGTCGACGTTCATCGCCGACCAGAAGCTCAACGGACTGGAGCGCTACCTGCGAGCCGCGAAGCGCCGCGCCGCCGGACCAGCGCTCACGCCTCAGAACTCCTAA